The window CTGGTGGCAGGAGCGCGGGCCAGAGTACGGCAGGTGGGAATGAGCCTCAGACTACGGCGAGCGCCACGGCAACGCCTACGCCTGGGCACGAGGATGCGGATCAGGGGACACTGAATGGTGATGTGGTGGCTGGCCCTACGTGTCCGGTAGCCACAGCGGAACAGCCATGCCCACCCAGGCCAGTGCCTGACCGCCAGGTAATGATTGTGACTCCTGGTGGGAAGGTGGCGGCCACGACGACGACTGATAAGAATGGGCATTTCAGGGTTCTGCTTTCGCCAGGGAGGTATCTGGTGAAAGTTGCGCCTGTTCCCGGCGGGTACCCTGCGCAGCGAGAACCTGTAGAGGTGACAATTGCCGCCGGGCAGACTCTATCGGTGAAGATCGAGTTGGATACCGGGATTC of the Ktedonobacterales bacterium genome contains:
- a CDS encoding carboxypeptidase-like regulatory domain-containing protein — protein: MQHRFFFRRSLWLTPGLLLAAGVLLGLVACAPGGRSAGQSTAGGNEPQTTASATATPTPGHEDADQGTLNGDVVAGPTCPVATAEQPCPPRPVPDRQVMIVTPGGKVAATTTTDKNGHFRVLLSPGRYLVKVAPVPGGYPAQREPVEVTIAAGQTLSVKIELDTGIR